The DNA window AGTGTGGGTTACCCCTTCACCTTCAACGGCTTACAGAACGCTCCTCTACCGCGTACACGTTATCGTGCACACCCGTAGCTTCGGTGAATTGCTTAGCCCCGTTACATCTTCCGCGCAGGCCGACTCGACTAGTGAGCTATTACGCTTTCTTTAAATGATGGCTGCTTCTAAGCCAACATCCTAGCTGTCTAAGCCTTCCCACATCGTTTCCCACTTAGCAATTACTTTGGGACCTTAGCTGACGGTCTGGGTTGTTTCCCTTTTGACGACGGACGTTAGCACCCGCCGTCTGTCTCCCGGATAGCACTCTTTGGTATTCGGAGTTTGCAAAGGGTTGGTAAGTCGGGATGACCCCCTAGCCTTAACAGTGCTCTACCCCCAAAGGTGTTCGTCCGAGGCGCTACCTAAATAGCTTTCGAGGAGAACCAGATATCTCCCGGTTTGATTGGCCTTTCACCCCCAGCCACAAGTCATCCGCTAATTTTTCAACATTAGTCGGTTCGGTCCTCCAGTTGATGTTACTCAACCTTCAACCTGCCCATGGCTAGATCACCGGGTTTCGGGTCTACACCTAGCAACTAAACGCGCAGTTAACACTCGGTTTCCCTACGGCTCCGCTATTCGCTTAACCTCGCTACTAAATGTAAGTCGCTGACCCATTATACAAAAGGTACGCAGTCACGGTCTCAAGAACCGCTCCCACTGCTTGTACGTATACGGTTTCAGGTTCTATTTCACTCCCCTCACAGGGGTTCTTTTCGCCTTTCCCTCACGGTACTGGTTCACTATCGGTCAGTCAGGAGTATTTAGCCTTGGAGGATGGTCCCCCCATGTTCAGACAACATATCACGTGTGCCGCCTTACTCGTTTTCATCTCTGGTTAGTTGTCGTGTACGGGACTATCACCCTGTACCGTTGAGCTTTCCAACTCATTCCACTAACACCCCAAAGACTTAAGGGCTAATCCCCGTTCGCTCGCCGCTACTTAGGGAATCTCGGTTGATTTCTTTTCCTAAGGGTACTTAGATGTTTCAGTTCCCCTCGTTCGCCTCACTACACTATGTATTCATGTAGTGATGACAGCTTATGCTGCCGGGTTCCCCCATTCGGACATCGCTGGCTATAACGGTTGTTACTACCTCACCAACGCTTTTCGCAAGTTACTACGTCCTTCATCGCCTCTGACTGCCAAGGCATCCACCGTATACGCTTAGTCGCTTAACCATACAACCCAAATGAGTTTCACTCATCTGAGCCGCATTGCGACCAGCTGGTTTTACTTGGTCTCATTTCCAGGGTAGGAAATGGACCCGCCTTGAAGAATACCCAAAACACTTGATTGAAGTGTTTGAGAACTCAATTTTTGTATTAACTGGAACAAGTCCAGTTTCTACTATCAGCTTTCCAAATTGTTAAAGAGCATGCGACCTCCATGGATGGAGGAAGTGTCGAAAATCGTATGGAACGATTTCGATCAGGCTTTAAGACAAACCTATCTGTGTGAACACTCAACAGCGCGACGCATCGCTTAGGTAAGGAGGTGATCCAGCCCCAGGTTCCCCTAGGGCTACCTTGTTACGACTTCACCCCAGTCATGAACCACAAAGTGGTGAGCGCCCCCCCGAAGGTTAAGCTACCCACTTCTTTTGCAGCCCACTCCCATGGTGTGACGGGCGGTGTGTACAAGGCCCGGGAACGTATTCACCGTGGCATTCTGATCCACGATTACTAGCGATTCCGACTTCATGGAGTCGAGTTGCAGACTCCAATCCGGACTACGACCAGCTTTATGGGATTAGCTCCACCTCGCGGCTTCGCAACCCTCTGTACTGACCATTGTAGCACGTGTGTAGCCCTACTCGTAAGGGCCATGATGACTTGACGTCGTCCCCACCTTCCTCCGGTTTATCACCGGCAGTCTCCCTAAAGTTCCCGGCATGACCCGCTGGCAAGTAAGGATAAGGGTTGCGCTCGTTGCGGGACTTAACCCAACATTTCACAACACGAGCTGACGACAGCCATGCAGCACCTGTCTCAGAGTTCCCGAAGGCACCAAGGCATCTCTGCCAAGTTCTCTGGATGTCAAGAGTAGGTAAGGTTCTTCGCGTTGCATCGAATTAAACCACATGCTCCACCGCTTGTGCGGGCCCCCGTCAATTCATTTGAGTTTTAACCTTGCGGCCGTACTCCCCAGGCGGTCTACTTAATGCGTTAGCTTGAGAGCCCAGTGTTCAAGACACCAAACTCCGAGTAGACATCGTTTACGGCGTGGACTACCAGGGTATCTAATCCTGTTTGCTCCCCACGCTTTCGTGCCTGAGCGTCAGTCTTTGTCCAGGGGGCCGCCTTCGCCACCGGTATTCCTCCAGATCTCTACGCATTTCACCGCTACACCTGGAATTCTACCCCCCTCTACAAGACTCTAGTTTGCCAGTTCGAAATGCAATTCCCAGGTTGAGCCCGGGGCTTTCACATCTCGCTTAACAAACCGCCTGCGCACGCTTTACGCCCAGTAATTCCGATTAACGCTTGCACCCTCCGTATTACCGCGGCTGCTGGCACGGAGTTAGCCGGTGCTTCTTCTGTGGGTAACGTCACAGCTATAGGGTATTAACCTACAACCTTTCCTCCCCACTGAAAGTGCTTTACAACCCGAAGGCCTTCTTCACACACGCGGCATGGCTGGATCAGGGTTTCCCCCATTGTCCAATATTCCCCACTGCTGCCTCCCGTAGGAGTCTGGGCCGTGTCTCAGTCCCAGTGTGGCTGATCATCCTCTCAGAACAGCTAGGGATCGTCGCCTTGGTGAGCCTTTACCTCACCAACTAGCTAATCCCACCTGGGCCTATCCATTCGCGCAAGGACCGAAGTTCCCCTGCTTTCCCCCGTAGGGCGTATGCGGTATTAGCAGTCGTTTCCAACTGTTATCCCCCTCGAATGGGCAAGTTCCCAGGCATTACTCACCCGTCCGCCGCTCGTCACCTCAGGAGCAAGCTCCCTTGTGTTACCGCTCGACTTGCATGTGTTAGGCCTGCCGCCAGCGTTCAATCTGAGCCATGATCAAACTCTTCAATTAAAAGTTTTGGTGTTTGACTTGCGCCAAACTGCTCAATGAATTCTGTCGATTTTGCAACTGTAAACAGTCGCAAACTGCATGTTTGCATGGACATCATTCACTGATGAATATCGTTGTCGATGTCATCAGCTCTGCGAGTGTCCACACAGATTTGCTTGTCTTAATAACTTGTTAAAGAACGGTGCCGCTTGGGCATCCCACCGAGTTCTCAGCGGGTCAGGGCTGCGTATTCTACAGAACCCCGTTTTCGCGTCAAGCAGTTTTTGCAAACTTTTTTCGACGCTGCCGGAGCTTCACTCCGACCACTTTCACCTGCCGCCGCGCCTTGCGCTGCCTGCCGTGTCAGTGGATGCGCATTATAGGCGGCCGCACTTTTTACGCAAGGGCTTTTTTGCAGAAAACTGGCAGTTCCGAGTCGTACGTTCAATTCATGAACGAAAAGCACAAAAAAGGGGCATTTAGCCCCTTTTTTACAACACCCAGCCCCTGTTAAGGTCCAAAGAAGCGGGTTTCCTGCCTGGTCTCAACCTTGGCGTCATCCAGGCTGACTATCCTGATACTGATATCCGTCATGGTGCCGGACAGATTGACCGGGTCTACCGCAACACTGATGGGCAAGGTCATCACCTCACCGGCCTCTACGGTAACCTGTTGTTCACCATACCAACGGTAATCATTCAAACCTTCCACGCTCAGTTGATAGTTATGCTTTTGCTCTGTCTTATTGAGGATCTTTAAGGTAAAGGTGTTTTCAATCAGTCCCTGATTATTTTCCCGGTAAAGGGCATTACGATCCCTGATAACGTCGATTCGCAATGGTGAAATGGTGGCGGCAGCATAGATGAATACCAGTATCATTATGCTCAGTACGACGCCATAGCCCACCAGCTTGGGTCTCATGACCTTTTCTTGCTTGCCTTCAAGCTTGCTTTCGGTGGTGTAATTGATAAGACCTCTTGGATACCCCATGCGGTCCATGGTCTGATCGCACGCATCTATACAGGCACCACAGTTGATGCATTCGTACTGCAACCCGTTCCTGATATCTATACCGGTAGGACAGACCTGCACACAGAGATCGCAGTCGATACAGTCACCCAACCCAAGCTCCTTGGGATCGGCCTTACGTGAACGAGGTCCCCGGGTTTCGCCACGTTTGACGTCGTATCCCACTATATAGGTGTTCTTATCGAACATGGCCGCCTGGAACCT is part of the Shewanella cyperi genome and encodes:
- the ccoG gene encoding cytochrome c oxidase accessory protein CcoG; the encoded protein is MNKESKQKDYSKAERIKIHQPDASKADRFNPRNQIYVRAVDGLWTRLRRRLGWVAMAFFLVLPWLPWGNRQAVWFNLAEQKFHVFGLTIWPQDLTLLAALFMIAAFALFFVTTYLGRVWCGYTCPQTVWTFIFIWFEEKLEGPRNKRIKMDQMPWDFDKVWRKTAKHSAWLLISFITAMTFVSYFVPSREVYPDVLTLNASGAVYFWVIFFTFATYGNAGWMREIMCIHMCPYARFQAAMFDKNTYIVGYDVKRGETRGPRSRKADPKELGLGDCIDCDLCVQVCPTGIDIRNGLQYECINCGACIDACDQTMDRMGYPRGLINYTTESKLEGKQEKVMRPKLVGYGVVLSIMILVFIYAAATISPLRIDVIRDRNALYRENNQGLIENTFTLKILNKTEQKHNYQLSVEGLNDYRWYGEQQVTVEAGEVMTLPISVAVDPVNLSGTMTDISIRIVSLDDAKVETRQETRFFGP